Proteins encoded in a region of the Acidobacteriota bacterium genome:
- a CDS encoding tryptophan-rich sensory protein → MTEKTDSGGNLAGYAVAAATLLTIGFNWLAAAGMVGGVTPAEISAKYPTAVTPAGYAFSIWSLIYLGLIAYSVYQLSSNASPQARSIRWLYVVTCLLNCSWIYFWHHDFIAVCLGLIAGLAFTLFLINSRLRTVESTKDFWLVKAPFGLYFGWVTAATLVNLAILLASRNVETGTLFAVGLIVVAGAFGIVFRVALQNYIYPLAIAWAVTAIAVKQSGQTAIVATGAFVVIACLIATLSFVVNLPSTDHPRDEVK, encoded by the coding sequence ATGACCGAAAAAACTGACTCCGGGGGCAATCTGGCAGGCTATGCCGTTGCGGCCGCAACGCTACTCACCATCGGTTTCAATTGGCTCGCCGCAGCCGGAATGGTCGGCGGCGTCACTCCGGCAGAGATCTCCGCGAAGTATCCGACGGCCGTTACTCCCGCCGGCTACGCTTTCTCGATCTGGAGCCTGATCTATCTCGGGCTGATCGCCTACAGCGTTTACCAGCTAAGCTCGAACGCAAGCCCGCAGGCACGTTCCATTCGATGGCTTTACGTCGTTACGTGTTTGCTGAACTGTTCTTGGATCTATTTTTGGCACCACGATTTCATCGCGGTCTGCCTCGGGTTGATCGCCGGGCTTGCCTTTACCCTTTTTCTTATTAACTCGCGGCTACGGACGGTCGAATCGACAAAAGATTTCTGGCTGGTAAAGGCTCCGTTCGGGCTCTACTTCGGCTGGGTAACGGCAGCGACGCTCGTCAATCTGGCGATACTTCTCGCCAGCCGCAACGTAGAAACCGGGACGCTCTTCGCCGTCGGGTTGATAGTCGTTGCCGGCGCTTTCGGCATCGTTTTCCGCGTCGCTCTGCAAAACTACATCTACCCGCTCGCGATCGCCTGGGCCGTCACCGCGATCGCCGTAAAGCAAAGCGGACAAACTGCCATCGTCGCCACCGGGGCGTTCGTTGTTATCGCCTGCCTGATCGCAACGCTCAGCTTCGTCGTTAACCTTCCCTCGACCGATCATCCCCGCGATGAAGTTAAATGA